The Verrucomicrobiia bacterium sequence AAAGCCTCAGCCCTCCTCAAGCACTATCGTTCGCCAAGGATTCCGGACTCCTGCTCTTGCGCCTGCTCTTGCTCTTGCGCCTGCTCTTGCGCCTGCTCTTGCTCTTGCTCAGCCCCTCATCCCCGCTCCCCCATGCCCCACCCTCCCTCCATCGTCATCGCCTGTTCCGGCCTTGGCCATGTGCGACGCGGGAACGAAACTTGGGCCCGCGACGTGGCCACCGCCCTGTTCCAGGCCGGCGCCAGGGTCACCCTGCTCGGTGGCGGTCCCCCGCCCAACGTCCCCGGCCCCTACCATCGGCTCCCCACCTTGCGTCGCGATCTGCCCATCCTCCGTCGCTGCCTCTCCTGGTCCCACCGTTATCTTCTCGAACAACTCACCTTCCTCCTCCCGCTCCGGCGTCACCTTCACCGGCACCGGCCGGACATCGTGCATCTCTGCGACCCGGACCTCGCCCTGCAACTCCACCGGCGCACCCCTGCCGCCCCGTTCCGCATCGTCTTCAAGGACGGCATGCTCCTCGGGCCCCACTGGTGCAGTCGCCTCCCGTTCATCCAGGTGGTCGCCCCGTACTACCGCGATGTCCTCGCCCGCGAAGCCGGATATCCCACCAACCGTTGGTTCGTCATCCCCCACCTCATCGATACCAACACCTTCCGCCCTGCCGACGATCCCGCCGAAGCCCGCGCACAGGTCCCCTGCACCATTCCCCCCGGTTCCCCCCACGCCCCCGTCATCCTCGGTGTCGGTGACTTCTCGCCCGGCGGTAACAAACGTCTCGATCACCTCGTCTCGGAAGTCGCCGCACTCCCCCAAGACCTCGACGCCCGCCTCGTCCTCGCCGGACAGGCTGATCCCACCGAACTCCAACACTTCGCCGCCCAGGCCGACCGGAGCCTCGGACGTCGCCTTACCCTCCTCCCCAACCTCCCCCGCCCCGCCCTGCTCCGCCTCTATCAGGGCGCCGACCTCTTTGCCCACGCCCCCACACGCGAACCCTTCGGCATCGTCTTCCTCGAAGCCATGGCCTGCGGCCTGCCCGTCGTCGGGCACGATTGGGACGTCACCCGCTGGATCCTCGGCAACGCTGGCGTCACCGTGGACATGACCCGGCACGGCACGCTCGCCGACCAGATTGTCCGGTGGGTCTCCGACCCCGCCGCCCGACGGGCATCGGGCGTCCTGGCCCGCCGGCGCGCCGAAACCCACTTCTCCCCGACCGCCGTTGTACCCCTTTACCTCGACCTGTACTCGCAGGTGGCATCGCAACCCGCCGCGTCATGAATCCCCTCCCTCGAGTCGTCCTAGCCGCCCACGCCAGACCCCGGGAGGGCGGTCTCGGCCTGAACTTCGCCCACATGCTCGCCGGGCTTGAAGGAGCCTTCGAAGTCGAGACCTTCTCCCCCACATCCATGCCCGGAGTGAGCGATCACACCGTCGCCATTCCCGCCTGGATCGGCGCCGCTTTCCGCTGGCCCGGGGTCCGCCGCCTGCGCGCCCTACATGCCAACCTTATCGAAACGGCCTTCGATCGGCACGTCGCCCGCGCCCTCCCTCCATGTGCCGTGTTCCAGGGACTCACCGGCCATTGCGAACACAGTCTCGCCCGCGCCAAGGCTCTTGGCGCCGGCACCCTCCTCGACGTCGTTACCGTCCACGACGACGAAGGAAATCTCCGCGTTGCCC is a genomic window containing:
- a CDS encoding glycosyltransferase family 4 protein, which encodes MPHPPSIVIACSGLGHVRRGNETWARDVATALFQAGARVTLLGGGPPPNVPGPYHRLPTLRRDLPILRRCLSWSHRYLLEQLTFLLPLRRHLHRHRPDIVHLCDPDLALQLHRRTPAAPFRIVFKDGMLLGPHWCSRLPFIQVVAPYYRDVLAREAGYPTNRWFVIPHLIDTNTFRPADDPAEARAQVPCTIPPGSPHAPVILGVGDFSPGGNKRLDHLVSEVAALPQDLDARLVLAGQADPTELQHFAAQADRSLGRRLTLLPNLPRPALLRLYQGADLFAHAPTREPFGIVFLEAMACGLPVVGHDWDVTRWILGNAGVTVDMTRHGTLADQIVRWVSDPAARRASGVLARRRAETHFSPTAVVPLYLDLYSQVASQPAAS